A DNA window from Pseudomonas tohonis contains the following coding sequences:
- a CDS encoding Bro-N domain-containing protein codes for MSHDYFVPSVFHRHHRALRALLIDDQAWVVAGDLGPLTNRHIDDKLTRKLDPDQWRNERVENHQGAVETLLLISESAVCELLKVNFYHPEHRGLRQWITGEVIPALRSQATPHLPRQRRVTWQGREFSVMEWQGRQWVRVKDVAELFEGGERATLQ; via the coding sequence ATGTCCCACGACTATTTCGTTCCCAGCGTCTTCCACCGCCACCACCGCGCATTACGCGCGCTGCTCATCGACGACCAGGCCTGGGTCGTCGCCGGCGACCTCGGCCCGCTCACCAACCGCCATATCGACGACAAGCTGACCCGCAAGCTGGACCCGGACCAGTGGCGCAACGAGCGCGTGGAGAACCACCAGGGCGCGGTGGAAACCCTGTTGCTGATCAGCGAGAGCGCCGTCTGCGAGCTGCTCAAGGTCAACTTCTATCACCCCGAGCACCGTGGCCTGCGCCAGTGGATCACCGGCGAGGTGATCCCCGCCTTGCGCTCCCAGGCCACGCCGCACCTGCCCCGCCAGCGCCGGGTGACCTGGCAGGGCAGGGAGTTCAGCGTCATGGAGTGGCAGGGCCGCCAATGGGTGCGGGTGAAGGATGTGGCGGAGCTGTTCGAAGGCGGCGAACGGGCCACGCTGCAATAG
- a CDS encoding DUF3732 domain-containing protein has protein sequence MTMQILQISVYGKNGERRDVKFNPSRVNIITGASKKGKSSLLEIVEYCLGSNECSVAEGLIRKTVDWYAILLQFQDTQVFIARAAPLPGFNSNSTSHMIIEKEIRTPNKSELRASTNIDSIVNFLTDKLGVPEQETEIPEGQTRHSISINFKHSRYYLFQSQDEIAAKKILFHRQSEPHIPQAIKDTIPYFLGAAEDDRLKDLAALRSLKQEKTRLTKRLYELESLKGDGLHKGYALLAEAANAGLYIDENLIPNERDLLASLSRISNWVPPQVPTEDNTDDPLPALEREYQRFQQQKREVRFKLNAANEFASSETGFENEAGEQSLRLQSIGLFKKALAAEHLCPICESQHEARDGAEGIIQQAIADLAHKLDGVERNRPRITSYIHSLIEEQTDLADKIKKTRDSIDQIRLKDASSEGLQDRNLLKSRIAGRVSLYLDGINWSDDTGPIKKQIASIDPQIDDLEEKLNPDALKERLDAQISIISEDMTRWARELGLEHSEHPIRLDISKLTVVAETPHGRTPLHRMGSGENWVGYHLVAYLALAKWFIKEKRPVGRFIFFDQPTQVYFPSDKAVTGNINEIEKDEDRKAVKKMFEWLFKVVEEELGPDLQVIVTDHADIEEDWYQSAIADEKWRGDAALIPKHWYGEE, from the coding sequence ATGACTATGCAAATTCTACAAATATCCGTCTATGGCAAAAATGGAGAGCGCCGGGATGTAAAATTCAATCCATCGCGCGTCAATATCATCACGGGAGCTTCCAAGAAAGGGAAATCATCCCTACTGGAGATTGTGGAGTATTGCCTCGGTTCCAATGAGTGCAGCGTGGCAGAGGGCTTAATTAGAAAAACAGTCGATTGGTACGCCATTCTTCTTCAATTTCAGGACACACAAGTTTTTATTGCCCGCGCAGCTCCATTGCCCGGCTTTAACTCTAACAGCACGTCACACATGATTATTGAAAAAGAAATTAGAACCCCTAACAAATCGGAACTCAGAGCATCTACAAACATTGACAGTATCGTTAACTTCCTAACAGATAAACTTGGCGTTCCGGAGCAGGAAACAGAAATACCCGAAGGCCAGACGCGCCACTCAATCTCCATTAATTTTAAGCACTCGAGGTACTATCTTTTTCAGAGCCAGGATGAAATTGCCGCCAAGAAAATACTGTTCCATAGGCAATCAGAGCCACATATTCCCCAAGCAATTAAAGACACTATCCCATATTTCTTGGGTGCTGCTGAAGATGACCGTTTGAAGGATCTCGCCGCCTTGCGGAGCTTGAAGCAAGAAAAAACACGTCTCACCAAGAGACTGTATGAACTTGAATCCCTAAAAGGGGATGGACTTCATAAAGGCTATGCCCTGCTCGCAGAAGCTGCTAACGCAGGCCTTTATATAGATGAAAATCTCATACCCAATGAGAGGGACCTTCTTGCCAGCCTATCGCGCATCAGCAATTGGGTGCCGCCGCAGGTTCCAACTGAAGACAACACAGACGACCCCCTGCCTGCATTGGAGCGCGAGTATCAGCGCTTCCAGCAGCAAAAGCGCGAGGTACGGTTCAAACTGAATGCCGCAAATGAATTCGCGAGCTCCGAAACCGGTTTCGAAAACGAAGCTGGTGAACAGAGTTTAAGACTGCAGTCTATTGGCCTATTCAAGAAGGCACTCGCCGCCGAGCATCTCTGTCCGATTTGCGAGTCACAGCATGAAGCTCGTGATGGTGCCGAGGGCATTATTCAACAAGCTATTGCCGATCTGGCGCATAAGCTCGACGGCGTCGAGCGAAACCGACCACGGATCACGAGTTATATTCATAGCTTGATCGAAGAGCAGACTGATCTGGCTGATAAGATCAAAAAGACGCGCGACAGTATCGACCAGATCAGGTTGAAAGATGCATCCTCAGAGGGCTTGCAAGATAGAAATCTTTTGAAATCCAGAATCGCCGGACGCGTATCGCTTTATTTAGATGGCATCAATTGGTCAGATGATACTGGACCGATCAAGAAGCAAATCGCTTCGATTGATCCGCAGATTGATGATCTTGAAGAAAAACTTAACCCTGACGCTCTCAAAGAGAGACTGGACGCTCAAATCAGCATCATTAGCGAGGATATGACGCGGTGGGCAAGAGAGCTGGGGCTCGAACACTCAGAACACCCTATTCGTCTTGATATATCCAAGCTCACTGTCGTGGCCGAAACCCCTCACGGCAGAACACCGCTTCATCGTATGGGTAGCGGTGAAAACTGGGTGGGTTATCACTTGGTGGCATATCTTGCACTGGCCAAATGGTTCATAAAAGAGAAACGCCCTGTCGGCAGATTCATCTTCTTTGACCAGCCTACGCAGGTGTATTTCCCGTCTGACAAGGCTGTAACTGGGAATATTAATGAGATTGAGAAAGACGAAGATCGCAAAGCAGTTAAGAAGATGTTTGAATGGCTTTTCAAGGTTGTCGAAGAAGAGCTAGGGCCAGATCTTCAGGTGATTGTTACCGACCATGCCGATATTGAGGAAGACTGGTACCAGTCAGCTATTGCGGATGAAAAATGGCGCGGGGATGCTGCACTTATTCCCAAGCATTGGTACGGAGAGGAGTGA
- a CDS encoding YqaE/Pmp3 family membrane protein, with protein MDLIRILIAIILPPLGVFLQVGFGGAFWLNILLTLLGYIPGIVHAVYIIAKR; from the coding sequence ATGGACCTGATCCGCATCCTCATCGCCATCATCCTGCCGCCGCTGGGCGTGTTCCTGCAGGTGGGTTTCGGCGGCGCCTTCTGGCTGAACATCCTCCTCACCCTGCTGGGCTACATCCCCGGCATCGTGCATGCGGTGTACATCATCGCCAAGCGCTAG